The Rhodocytophaga rosea genome has a segment encoding these proteins:
- a CDS encoding MFS transporter: MTGNKTILVLICFIAFISLGLPDGLLGVAWPYMHQNYRVQLDSLGVILIFFTAGYLVASFNSGRILSKISLGILLAGSCAITGLSLLGFAFGSQWVVLPVMAFLLGTGGGAIDSSINTFAAQRFTTSTLNWLHAFYGVGATIGPVIMTTYLASNFPWFSGYVTVGTVQLTLALVFLLTIGLWKTQAHHHESFVHASTSETLSLPVTWLSLAVFFFYSGIEISLGQWLFTVLTKARNSTETSAGFWTSAYWGSLTAGRIFFGIILTKASVNKVLLGSFIGLIVGTLSIAFNLVPIVTFVGIIITGFSLAPVFPSLIALTPKRVGASHAPNVVGFQISAAMTGGALLPAFAGLMIDIFGVNFIPVIHAIEAVLLLLFYLWLATKYKVKA; encoded by the coding sequence ATGACTGGTAATAAAACCATATTGGTTCTCATTTGTTTCATTGCATTTATAAGTCTGGGGCTTCCGGATGGTCTTTTAGGTGTAGCCTGGCCGTACATGCACCAAAATTACAGGGTTCAATTGGACTCATTAGGCGTAATTTTGATTTTTTTTACGGCAGGTTATCTAGTAGCCAGTTTTAACAGTGGACGTATTCTCTCCAAAATCTCTTTAGGAATCTTGCTTGCTGGTAGCTGTGCCATTACGGGACTAAGTTTACTAGGCTTTGCATTTGGCAGCCAGTGGGTGGTTTTGCCGGTGATGGCTTTTTTATTAGGCACCGGGGGAGGTGCCATTGATTCCTCAATAAATACATTTGCTGCCCAACGTTTCACCACCAGTACCCTCAACTGGCTACATGCTTTTTATGGGGTTGGCGCGACCATTGGCCCGGTGATCATGACTACCTATCTGGCGAGCAACTTCCCATGGTTCTCCGGGTATGTGACTGTAGGGACAGTTCAACTTACTCTTGCCCTTGTATTTTTACTTACAATCGGGCTATGGAAAACGCAGGCCCATCATCATGAATCTTTTGTACATGCCAGCACCAGTGAGACCTTAAGTTTGCCGGTTACCTGGCTAAGCCTGGCCGTTTTTTTCTTTTATTCCGGCATAGAAATTAGTCTGGGTCAATGGCTGTTCACGGTGCTTACCAAAGCCAGAAATAGTACCGAAACATCGGCAGGTTTCTGGACAAGTGCTTATTGGGGGAGCCTAACTGCAGGCAGGATCTTTTTTGGCATCATTCTAACAAAGGCCTCGGTAAATAAAGTTCTACTCGGCTCTTTTATCGGGCTGATTGTAGGCACTCTATCAATTGCCTTCAACTTGGTACCTATTGTTACCTTCGTAGGAATCATTATAACCGGTTTTTCGCTGGCTCCCGTTTTTCCCAGCCTTATTGCCTTAACACCAAAACGCGTAGGAGCCAGCCATGCCCCTAATGTGGTAGGTTTTCAGATTTCTGCTGCCATGACAGGAGGGGCTTTATTGCCGGCTTTTGCTGGATTGATGATCGATATTTTTGGCGTAAATTTTATTCCTGTAATTCACGCAATAGAGGCAGTTCTGTTACTCTTGTTCTATCTTTGGCTTGCAACAAAATACAAAGTAAAAGCCTAG
- a CDS encoding SRPBCC domain-containing protein produces MTTQDYHIRLTVEATEQEAFNCINKVSQWWTENLEGSSQQLNDEFSVHFGDVHYSKQKLIEFIPGKKVVWLVTDSKLNFLEDKQEWTNTKISFELANNGNETDIRFTHFGLVPTVECYNVCTPAWDQYIKGSLFKLVRDGKGIPELKIR; encoded by the coding sequence ATGACAACACAAGATTATCATATTCGCCTGACTGTAGAGGCTACCGAACAGGAAGCATTCAACTGCATTAACAAGGTTTCACAATGGTGGACAGAAAATCTGGAAGGCAGTTCGCAACAGTTGAACGATGAATTTAGTGTGCACTTTGGTGATGTTCATTATTCCAAACAAAAACTCATTGAGTTTATTCCAGGCAAAAAAGTGGTGTGGCTTGTAACTGATAGTAAATTAAATTTTCTGGAAGATAAACAGGAATGGACGAACACTAAAATCAGTTTTGAACTGGCTAATAACGGAAATGAAACGGATATCAGGTTTACACACTTTGGCCTGGTGCCCACAGTTGAATGTTACAATGTGTGCACCCCAGCCTGGGACCAATATATAAAAGGTAGTTTGTTCAAATTAGTAAGGGATGGAAAAGGAATACCCGAGTTAAAAATAAGATAG
- a CDS encoding helix-turn-helix transcriptional regulator, translated as MNVINLPDDILSNKVELNSPIIIYPYSSKINRFREKSVLHQNAVSLVISGQKTIRFVEIAVNTNDQEIHFLSAGNSIASFDITKYQEFESILIFFNNKELTDFSVSNATLIDEIKRKYNPVPSRYISFEKDDFIRTYITSMHLIVARSRPLSLEMKRIKLWELLLYLLENRSQPFLSFLYRGNALQNEMTIRKVVESNITENLTLGEMAFLCNVSTSTFKRQFGKIYNASPTTWFLQQKMQIAAQLLTQHNEKPGEIWFKLGFETHTGFTKAFKKHFGISPKVYGTSLS; from the coding sequence ATGAATGTAATTAACCTTCCAGACGATATATTATCAAATAAGGTAGAACTTAATAGCCCGATTATCATATATCCGTATAGCTCAAAAATTAACCGCTTCAGAGAAAAATCAGTGTTACACCAAAATGCGGTTAGCCTTGTTATAAGCGGGCAAAAAACAATACGATTTGTAGAAATAGCTGTTAATACCAACGACCAGGAAATTCACTTCCTTTCGGCAGGTAATAGCATTGCATCGTTTGATATTACGAAGTATCAAGAATTTGAGAGCATTTTAATCTTCTTTAACAATAAAGAATTGACAGACTTTTCTGTTAGCAATGCAACGTTGATTGATGAAATTAAAAGAAAATATAATCCGGTACCAAGCCGTTATATCTCTTTTGAAAAGGATGATTTTATCCGCACCTATATTACCTCCATGCATTTAATTGTTGCAAGGAGCAGGCCACTTTCTTTAGAAATGAAACGCATCAAGCTATGGGAGCTTTTACTTTATTTATTAGAAAATCGTTCTCAACCCTTTCTTTCTTTTCTATATCGGGGCAATGCGTTACAAAATGAAATGACTATACGGAAGGTGGTTGAATCTAATATAACAGAAAACCTCACGCTTGGAGAAATGGCTTTTCTTTGCAATGTAAGCACATCGACGTTTAAAAGACAATTTGGGAAGATTTATAATGCCTCCCCCACAACGTGGTTTCTACAACAGAAAATGCAAATAGCGGCACAACTATTAACACAACACAATGAAAAACCGGGCGAAATCTGGTTTAAACTTGGTTTTGAAACACATACAGGATTTACAAAAGCATTTAAAAAACATTTCGGTATTTCCCCAAAAGTTTATGGGACTAGTCTGAGCTAA
- a CDS encoding transposase: MTVELCLSGKSTTEVAEELGLLPELESRWKREYQQKKQGNFSGQGKPALSAEQAEIARLKRQLREAEIERDMEPMLTT, from the coding sequence ATGACTGTAGAACTGTGTCTATCTGGTAAATCCACCACAGAGGTAGCAGAAGAATTAGGTCTTCTCCCTGAATTGGAAAGCCGATGGAAGAGAGAATATCAACAGAAAAAACAAGGTAACTTCTCAGGTCAAGGAAAGCCGGCCTTATCTGCAGAGCAGGCAGAAATTGCCAGACTCAAACGGCAGTTACGAGAAGCAGAAATAGAACGTGATATGGAGCCGATGCTCACAACGTAG
- a CDS encoding MFS transporter, with the protein MKMKPAEFIALSACTMTLTALGIDIMLPAFGELREHFGLKPDSTAPAQIISFFFMGQIVQIIFGALSDRFGRLAILRIGFPLYIVGGIAAAFAPSLEFMLAVRFVAGMGASAVLMTTVAGVRDRFVGDQMARIMSLVFTIFLFTPVVAPFLGLAILSVASWQMVFLTPPLFAVIVFLWSLRLEESLPREQRTSLNWRSVGKSIRKVIGNPIFLRYTGITTLLFTGLSSYVASSEHIVGVIYGRPELFAWIFAGIGLLMSCCSLLNSRLSSRYGARLTIRWLLIIYTIVGGVLLLYTITFGDPPTMLVFFIAVALMMAINLAVEPNSSALALEPMGNRAGMASAIYGTCFFAIGASLGSVISHLMDNSVFPLVLSFFLIGLVTVFLVLSDVRPLRKKIVKNA; encoded by the coding sequence ATGAAAATGAAACCAGCTGAGTTTATCGCACTATCCGCCTGCACAATGACCCTGACGGCTTTGGGAATTGATATTATGCTTCCGGCATTTGGTGAACTTCGCGAGCACTTTGGTCTCAAACCTGATTCTACGGCTCCAGCACAGATCATCTCCTTCTTCTTTATGGGTCAGATCGTCCAGATTATTTTTGGTGCCCTTTCTGACCGTTTTGGGCGGCTGGCAATTCTGCGGATCGGATTTCCCCTTTATATTGTTGGTGGCATCGCTGCTGCCTTTGCCCCTAGCTTAGAGTTTATGCTTGCCGTACGCTTTGTGGCCGGCATGGGAGCATCTGCCGTTTTAATGACTACTGTCGCAGGTGTCAGGGATCGGTTTGTGGGAGACCAGATGGCCCGTATCATGTCTCTGGTCTTTACCATATTTTTGTTTACTCCGGTCGTTGCGCCCTTTCTGGGATTGGCCATTCTATCTGTTGCCTCCTGGCAAATGGTTTTCCTCACTCCTCCCCTGTTTGCGGTTATTGTCTTTCTCTGGTCACTCCGATTGGAGGAGTCTCTTCCTCGCGAGCAACGCACTTCACTCAACTGGAGGAGTGTTGGTAAATCCATCCGGAAAGTGATCGGCAATCCGATATTTCTTCGCTATACCGGCATAACTACCCTTCTTTTTACAGGATTAAGTTCCTATGTTGCCAGCTCCGAGCACATTGTAGGCGTGATCTACGGCAGGCCTGAATTATTTGCCTGGATTTTTGCAGGCATTGGCCTACTGATGTCTTGTTGTTCCTTACTCAATTCCCGTCTTTCGTCCAGGTATGGAGCACGGCTAACAATACGATGGCTCTTAATAATCTATACAATAGTGGGAGGTGTTTTGCTGCTCTATACCATTACTTTCGGAGATCCACCAACTATGCTTGTATTCTTTATTGCCGTTGCCCTGATGATGGCAATAAATTTAGCTGTTGAACCCAATAGCAGTGCTCTGGCACTGGAACCCATGGGAAATAGGGCAGGTATGGCCTCAGCGATTTATGGAACTTGTTTCTTTGCTATTGGTGCTTCTCTGGGATCAGTCATTAGTCACTTAATGGACAATAGTGTTTTTCCTCTTGTTCTAAGCTTTTTCCTTATCGGACTGGTAACCGTATTTCTGGTGTTAAGCGATGTGCGGCCACTGAGGAAAAAAATAGTTAAAAATGCCTGA
- a CDS encoding ester cyclase, with protein MSTEQNKSIVVRFNKECIELGNENSFNELLSDHVINHSAPAGMPNGKESFYYFLNNVLRKGFSNLIVEILDQVAENDLVTTRKKIRATHNGEIFGIPASHKEVDIHVIDIIRIEDGKYAEHWGKVTLIKCLNK; from the coding sequence ATGAGCACAGAACAAAACAAGTCAATTGTTGTACGTTTCAATAAAGAATGTATTGAGCTGGGTAACGAAAATTCTTTTAATGAATTATTGTCGGACCATGTAATTAATCATTCTGCCCCGGCAGGAATGCCGAATGGCAAGGAAAGCTTTTATTATTTCCTCAATAATGTATTACGCAAAGGCTTCAGCAACCTTATAGTAGAAATACTGGATCAGGTCGCAGAAAATGACTTAGTAACGACACGAAAAAAAATCAGGGCAACACACAATGGCGAGATATTCGGCATTCCTGCAAGCCACAAAGAGGTTGACATACATGTTATTGACATCATACGTATTGAGGATGGTAAATATGCCGAACACTGGGGCAAAGTGACTTTGATCAAGTGCTTAAACAAATAG
- a CDS encoding SRPBCC family protein: MQHQDFTATIMVEQTPEQAFNAITNVRGWWSEEIEGSTNKLGDEFTYHYQDIHFSRMKIIELIPNEKIVWLVMDNHFNFTTDKTEWKDTKISFEISQRENKTQIQFTHLGLVPQYECYNICKDAWSHYIHDSLRSLISTGMGQPNPKEGGFNQQLIDEYTSNNQL; encoded by the coding sequence ATGCAACATCAAGATTTTACAGCTACCATCATGGTAGAACAAACGCCGGAACAAGCATTCAATGCCATCACGAATGTAAGGGGATGGTGGTCCGAAGAAATTGAAGGCAGCACAAACAAACTTGGTGATGAGTTTACCTATCATTACCAGGATATCCACTTTTCCAGAATGAAAATAATAGAACTCATCCCCAACGAAAAAATTGTCTGGCTTGTGATGGACAATCATTTCAATTTTACAACAGACAAAACCGAATGGAAGGACACAAAAATCAGTTTTGAGATTTCGCAAAGAGAGAATAAAACGCAGATACAATTCACACACCTGGGTTTGGTTCCTCAATATGAATGTTACAACATCTGCAAAGATGCCTGGAGCCATTATATACACGATAGCTTGCGCAGTTTGATCAGCACTGGCATGGGGCAACCGAATCCTAAAGAAGGTGGCTTTAATCAGCAGTTAATCGATGAATATACCAGTAACAATCAACTATAA
- a CDS encoding GlxA family transcriptional regulator — MKHISIIVPEGQSNLGTVACIVGAYEIFTRANDYWKEKGKKQLLTVELAGVSKNTDFHEGLLTVKPHTHISAIGKTHLILIPSLAHDYQTAVEGNQLLLDWMVKQYKEGAEIASMCSGAFMLASAGLLDGKKCSTHWSAADTFRTLFPKVNLQPDKLITDEKGIYTNGGGYSFLNLVLYLVEKYYDRQTAIFCSKIFQIEIDRQSQSAFIIFTGQKQHGDEMVQQAQAYIESNLHEKISVEELSSRFAVGRRNFDRRFIKATGNTPVEYLQRVKMEAAKKAFETTRKTINEVMYEVGYSDVKAFREVFRKITGMSPLEYRGKYNKEAA, encoded by the coding sequence ATGAAACACATTTCCATCATCGTTCCTGAAGGCCAAAGCAACCTCGGCACGGTAGCTTGTATCGTAGGTGCCTATGAAATATTTACTAGAGCAAATGATTATTGGAAAGAAAAGGGTAAAAAGCAATTGCTGACAGTTGAGCTGGCAGGAGTTTCAAAAAATACAGATTTTCATGAGGGCTTGTTAACCGTAAAGCCGCATACGCACATTTCTGCTATCGGTAAAACTCATCTGATTCTTATTCCTTCCCTGGCCCATGATTATCAAACAGCCGTGGAAGGAAACCAGTTGCTGCTCGATTGGATGGTTAAACAATATAAAGAGGGTGCCGAAATAGCCAGTATGTGCAGTGGGGCTTTTATGCTGGCTTCAGCCGGTCTGTTGGATGGTAAAAAATGTTCTACGCATTGGTCTGCGGCTGATACCTTCAGGACTTTGTTTCCAAAAGTAAATTTACAGCCAGATAAACTGATTACGGATGAGAAAGGCATTTATACCAATGGGGGCGGTTATTCTTTTCTGAACTTGGTGCTGTATCTGGTAGAGAAATATTATGACAGGCAAACGGCCATTTTTTGCTCCAAAATATTCCAGATTGAAATTGACAGGCAAAGTCAGTCAGCCTTCATCATATTTACAGGTCAGAAGCAGCACGGAGATGAAATGGTTCAGCAAGCCCAGGCCTATATTGAAAGTAATCTGCATGAAAAAATCTCTGTGGAAGAGTTGTCTTCCAGGTTTGCTGTGGGCAGACGAAACTTTGACAGACGGTTTATCAAAGCTACCGGCAATACGCCTGTAGAATACCTGCAACGGGTAAAAATGGAAGCAGCCAAAAAAGCCTTCGAAACTACCCGCAAGACCATTAATGAAGTTATGTATGAAGTGGGCTATTCGGATGTGAAGGCATTCCGGGAAGTATTCAGAAAAATTACAGGCATGTCACCATTAGAATACAGAGGTAAATACAATAAGGAGGCGGCCTAA
- a CDS encoding GEVED domain-containing protein: MKIRIFTIHLCCLLWLACLTALTQSQPSNTIEEYYYYAQGKKTALTPIRDEIFVTYTTKVNLAKGNNSTFILKNKVGKPAKNDVFAPVNAIRYKIGPSMVKSAQRLTDIAGQFKSDPDVITAYPAFKIGGEKVYVGNKVTYMLKSGAQAMQASNFLKSHQAAIVEEINLGDKILYVVAVSKGKSTFGVANSLFESGLVEYAEPEFTFSGKNDVIPNDPVYSSQWFLNQSNDADIDAPEAWNISTGSANVVVAVIDGHGYDLTHPDLTGKLVNPYDAANDDNVPDPENADANHGTPCVGLIAATTNNTTGVASVGFNIPALPICIGFNAVGNSFETNATIIARAAARVINTPNVVAVSNSYSLGPASFAATVEASYTSMRLNSRGGLGAVILASTGNDNLSNPTPYPASYVNVVGVGASTDTDTRASFSNYGEVTDVVAPGVNTHTLDRTGAPGYALGSYNGFNGTSAACPVAAGVVGLIASVNPNANWAFLMADLQYSCDKTGGYTYSPGYSYGLWNNEMGYGRVNAFKGMQRAMGPPAIASFTPAGGSSGTTITITGIKFWGTTSVTFNNMNVSFTVVNGTTITATIPAGATSGPIRITNFAGSAVSTIPFLASAYCIPANYSRCTTSQDYINNFSLHTLVNNGTGCNGQANNYIFYPATANTTTLLSKGQTYAISMQSGPALHQGFGVWIDFNEDKDFDDTGEFVYKSPIAGTGVFAGAITIPANISSGMKRLRVRAKYDEVFTADQWCTAQRYGETEDYSIAIGYCVPTAACSSGDYINNFSFNTLVNNNSACNGLTNGYTQFAAAGTLTNTVTKGKSYPLKVQSGRNSQGFGVWIDYNNDQDFNDSGELVYASPSAGTGLYTANITIPAIVSTGQRRMRVRSKFNALFTSTQACAYYQYGETEDYTITINNPVVASSQWNKRFGGSGTDNFSVVIKTSDGGYLLGGHSTSAVSGDRSQGSQGAQDFWIVKTDASGNKQWDKRFGGSSGDYLNAAIRTSDGGYMLGGNSLSGISGDKTQGSQGGQDFWVVKISSTGTKQWDKRYGGSGNDDLRTLHQLSTGEYLLAGYSQSGISGDKSQSSQGATDYWVVKINATGGKIWDKRFGGSGDDWLEASVVNSDGSILLAGRSASGLSGDKSQNSQGGRDFWVVKINSGGGKVWDKRFGGTGNEDASGMVATSDGGFLLGGLSTSGISGDKRESSQGGSDFWVIKINSTGGKVWDKRFGGSLTDELRSIITTTDGGFLLGGKSDSGVSGDKTQASQGGQDYWTIKINSSGIKQWEKRFGGSAAEELRTVLQTSDGGYLLAGRSDSGVSGDKTQASQGGTDYWLVKVSSSGGAGLIASARTGVEQMEEYTRKELNLEASPNPFSDKLTIDFSLSHTQQVQLKVYNSQGLEVSTLFEGVAEKDKAYQFEWKATDQMPGLYIIRLGALNEVSYKKVILSK; the protein is encoded by the coding sequence ATGAAAATCAGAATTTTTACCATTCACTTATGCTGCCTTCTATGGCTGGCATGCCTTACTGCTCTCACACAGAGCCAACCATCCAATACAATAGAAGAATACTATTATTATGCACAAGGCAAAAAAACGGCATTAACCCCTATACGTGATGAGATTTTTGTAACCTACACCACGAAAGTAAACCTGGCAAAAGGCAATAATTCGACTTTTATCTTGAAAAATAAGGTGGGCAAGCCAGCAAAAAACGATGTATTTGCTCCGGTGAATGCCATCCGGTATAAGATTGGTCCGAGTATGGTAAAATCTGCCCAACGACTTACAGACATAGCAGGCCAGTTTAAGAGTGACCCGGATGTCATTACTGCCTATCCTGCTTTCAAAATCGGGGGAGAAAAAGTGTATGTAGGCAACAAGGTAACTTATATGCTTAAATCCGGAGCACAGGCAATGCAGGCATCTAACTTTTTAAAAAGCCACCAGGCTGCCATTGTAGAGGAAATTAACCTGGGAGATAAGATACTGTATGTGGTGGCAGTGAGCAAAGGAAAAAGCACGTTTGGTGTAGCAAACAGTTTGTTTGAGAGCGGGCTGGTAGAATATGCCGAACCGGAATTTACCTTTTCCGGCAAAAATGATGTAATCCCCAACGACCCGGTCTATAGCTCTCAGTGGTTCCTTAATCAAAGCAATGATGCGGACATAGATGCGCCGGAAGCCTGGAATATTTCTACTGGTTCTGCTAATGTAGTAGTAGCTGTAATAGATGGCCATGGGTACGACTTAACCCATCCTGATCTGACTGGAAAGTTAGTGAATCCATATGATGCCGCAAATGACGATAATGTACCTGACCCGGAAAATGCCGATGCCAATCATGGAACACCTTGCGTAGGGTTAATTGCGGCTACCACCAATAATACGACCGGAGTAGCAAGTGTAGGATTTAATATCCCAGCCCTTCCAATTTGTATTGGCTTTAATGCTGTTGGAAATAGTTTTGAAACGAATGCAACCATTATTGCCAGGGCAGCAGCAAGGGTAATTAACACACCTAATGTAGTAGCCGTCAGCAACAGTTATTCCTTGGGTCCAGCCAGTTTTGCTGCCACTGTGGAGGCTAGTTATACCAGCATGCGGCTCAATAGCCGGGGTGGCCTGGGTGCGGTTATTCTCGCTTCCACAGGAAACGATAACTTAAGTAATCCAACACCCTATCCGGCCAGTTATGTAAATGTAGTTGGAGTAGGCGCCTCTACAGACACAGACACCAGGGCAAGCTTTTCAAATTATGGTGAGGTTACAGATGTAGTAGCCCCAGGTGTAAATACCCATACTTTAGACCGGACTGGAGCCCCTGGCTATGCATTAGGCAGTTATAATGGGTTCAATGGCACCTCGGCTGCCTGCCCGGTGGCTGCTGGGGTGGTAGGTTTAATTGCTTCTGTAAACCCGAATGCAAACTGGGCATTTCTTATGGCTGATCTGCAATATTCCTGTGACAAGACAGGTGGATATACTTATTCACCTGGGTATTCATATGGCCTTTGGAACAATGAAATGGGCTATGGACGGGTGAATGCATTTAAAGGCATGCAACGGGCAATGGGGCCTCCTGCCATTGCTTCATTCACTCCAGCAGGTGGTTCTTCAGGTACAACTATAACCATTACCGGTATTAAATTTTGGGGTACTACTTCTGTCACCTTCAATAATATGAATGTTTCTTTTACGGTCGTGAATGGCACTACTATTACGGCTACTATTCCGGCAGGTGCTACCTCAGGGCCCATCAGAATAACTAATTTTGCAGGTTCAGCAGTGAGTACTATTCCATTTCTCGCATCAGCTTATTGTATTCCAGCTAATTATTCCCGTTGTACTACTTCCCAAGACTATATCAATAATTTCAGTTTACATACTTTAGTAAATAATGGCACAGGCTGTAACGGTCAGGCTAATAATTATATTTTTTATCCGGCTACAGCTAATACCACTACACTGCTTTCTAAAGGCCAGACCTATGCCATCAGTATGCAATCTGGACCAGCTTTACACCAGGGATTTGGGGTGTGGATCGACTTTAATGAGGATAAGGATTTTGACGATACAGGGGAGTTTGTTTATAAATCTCCTATAGCCGGCACAGGTGTATTTGCAGGTGCTATCACTATTCCTGCCAATATATCGAGCGGCATGAAGCGCCTGCGGGTGCGGGCAAAATATGATGAGGTTTTTACCGCCGACCAGTGGTGTACTGCCCAGCGGTATGGCGAAACGGAAGATTATTCCATAGCCATTGGCTATTGTGTTCCCACGGCTGCCTGTAGTTCTGGAGATTATATCAACAACTTTAGCTTTAATACCTTAGTCAATAACAATTCCGCTTGCAATGGATTGACAAATGGGTATACCCAATTTGCAGCAGCAGGTACTTTAACAAACACTGTAACCAAAGGAAAAAGCTATCCCCTGAAAGTGCAGTCTGGAAGAAATTCCCAGGGTTTTGGCGTATGGATTGACTACAATAATGACCAGGATTTTAACGACAGCGGTGAATTAGTATATGCTTCGCCTTCGGCAGGAACCGGCTTGTACACAGCCAATATTACCATTCCGGCTATTGTTTCTACAGGGCAACGAAGAATGAGGGTCAGGAGTAAGTTTAATGCCCTGTTTACCAGTACCCAGGCATGTGCATATTATCAATATGGTGAAACGGAAGATTATACTATCACAATAAATAACCCAGTAGTAGCTTCTTCTCAGTGGAACAAACGCTTTGGCGGCAGTGGGACAGATAACTTTAGTGTAGTCATCAAAACTTCGGATGGCGGCTATTTGCTGGGCGGTCACTCTACTTCAGCGGTAAGTGGAGACAGAAGCCAGGGCTCACAAGGGGCACAGGACTTCTGGATCGTAAAAACAGATGCATCGGGAAACAAACAATGGGACAAACGTTTTGGCGGTTCTTCAGGAGATTACCTGAATGCAGCAATTCGGACCTCAGATGGAGGTTATATGCTAGGCGGTAATTCTTTATCTGGCATAAGTGGCGATAAAACGCAGGGTTCGCAAGGGGGACAAGACTTTTGGGTAGTCAAAATTTCTTCCACCGGCACCAAGCAATGGGACAAACGTTATGGAGGCAGTGGAAATGACGACCTGCGCACTTTGCATCAGTTATCAACTGGTGAATATTTGCTGGCTGGTTATTCTCAATCAGGCATCTCCGGTGATAAATCACAATCATCTCAGGGAGCAACCGATTACTGGGTAGTGAAAATCAACGCCACAGGCGGAAAAATATGGGATAAGCGTTTTGGCGGCTCAGGGGATGACTGGCTAGAGGCAAGTGTAGTCAACTCAGATGGCAGTATATTACTTGCAGGCAGGTCGGCCTCCGGCTTGAGCGGAGACAAGAGTCAAAACTCGCAAGGTGGCAGAGATTTCTGGGTAGTAAAGATTAATTCCGGTGGGGGTAAAGTATGGGACAAGCGCTTTGGAGGCACAGGCAATGAGGATGCCTCTGGGATGGTGGCTACCTCCGATGGGGGTTTCTTGCTAGGAGGTTTGTCTACTTCTGGTATAAGCGGTGATAAAAGGGAGAGTTCGCAAGGGGGTAGCGACTTTTGGGTGATAAAGATTAATTCCACAGGTGGAAAAGTATGGGATAAGCGTTTTGGAGGTAGCCTGACGGATGAACTCCGGTCAATCATCACTACGACAGATGGCGGATTCCTGTTGGGTGGTAAGTCAGATTCAGGCGTGAGTGGAGATAAGACGCAAGCTTCGCAGGGTGGACAGGATTATTGGACCATCAAAATCAATTCATCTGGAATCAAGCAATGGGAAAAGCGCTTCGGCGGCTCGGCGGCTGAAGAACTAAGAACCGTTTTACAGACCTCAGATGGCGGTTATTTACTGGCAGGACGTTCTGATTCAGGTGTTTCCGGTGATAAAACCCAGGCTTCGCAAGGAGGTACTGATTACTGGTTGGTGAAAGTATCATCAAGTGGAGGAGCCGGCTTAATAGCTTCTGCCAGAACCGGAGTTGAACAAATGGAGGAATACACCAGGAAAGAGCTGAACCTGGAGGCTAGTCCTAATCCATTCTCTGATAAACTTACCATCGATTTCAGCTTATCCCATACACAGCAGGTTCAGCTGAAAGTCTATAACAGCCAGGGGTTGGAGGTAAGTACGTTGTTTGAAGGGGTGGCAGAAAAGGACAAGGCTTATCAGTTTGAGTGGAAAGCTACGGACCAAATGCCAGGATTATATATTATCCGGTTAGGAGCATTAAATGAAGTAAGCTATAAAAAGGTTATTCTGAGCAAATAA